CCAGATTTATTCAACCTCGGCAGGCAATTATCTGGAATTAATAGCAAATTACTCAGGTTGTTCTAGGAATTTTAGTACAAAAATTTACTTTTATTTAGCGTACTTCATTATTTTTTTGAGTATAAATTTCACTTATATTGAATACGGGATATTTAATTACTTGCAGACAGCTTTTTACCAATTTTAAGATTGAAAATTCTGCCAGTCATCAATCTACTTCTGGCATAAGTAATCATCGACATTTATCGGTAATTAATTAAATACCTTCAGAGAAGAAAATATTTCAAAAAACACGAAATAGCATTATAGTTACTCTTTGACTATTTCTAATAAATCCTCAATCAGAACATCAAAAGTCTTCGCTAATTTGTAAAAGCCGTAACGTCAGCCATTGCCATCCCTGAAGATATAGCATAAGTCTTAACGGTACTGTACGGAACGCCCGAACAATCAGAAACTTCTTTCAGTGTCCAATTTCGTTTTGCTGCAAACTCTCTAATTCATAACCTAACCAAACCCATGCTTGCAATTGGTCGAAACACTATCACTCTCTAAGCGATCGCAATTTCAAAATTTATTCCAAAAACTGAAAGGCGCTTTTTATGCTAGCAAGACACTAAGCGAACTCAGTAGCTTAATTTGTTACTAAAGAGGTAAGCTTTTAATCTTCCACTACCTCAAATAAATCTTCCATTAAAACATCAAACGCCCTAGCCAGTTTACAGAGCGCAGTTAGGTCAACCGTTGCTCTTTCTGGTAAGCGCATATAAGTTTTCACTGTGCCATAAGGCACCCCTGAGCGGTCGGAAACTTCTTTGATGTTCCAGCCTTGTTTGTCAGCAAATTCTTGAATTCTTAACCTTACCAAACCCATGCTTGACAACTAGTGAGTTTTCGCTATTTAATTTAAAAATATCATTAAAAGCGATCGCTTGCAGTTTGCCGACCAAAAGCGATCGCTATTTCCAAAAAATCCCCACAGTGTGGGAAACACCCTCTCATAAAAATAAGAAGGACTCTCTCATAAAAATAAGAAAGCACTTTTATGATAGCAAGACAACAAGCAAAATCAACTGAACCTAAGACTTTTCATCCACTTGCACGATTTGTTACGAAAGAAGCAATTGCATTACTCCTCAACCGCGAACCCGAAGAGATTTATCGCATCGATTGCTGGAGACACGTGATTCACGTTGTTGGGAAAGGAATTAGCCGGTTTGTGAGCTATGCAGATTTACCACCAGTGTTGGGTGTAGAACCTCCTACACACGCAGATATGTGTCGTTGGCGTAAGCGCTGTGCGGTTCAGAAACAGAAATACGCACCTAAGTTTTGGGTGAGTTTTTACGTGCAAAAGTTCATGCAAGTTATTGACTTTAACGATCTCGTCGCCTGGGGAGAACTTATTGGCAAGATCAAGCCAGTATTTTCACTTGAAGGACTGCGATCATTACGTAGCGCTTACGTTAGTGCCGAGTGTGTGTTACAAGAGTTTTAAGCCTGAAGGTTAAAAAGCCACCTTACGAACTATCCAATTTTCTATATTTGAAAACTGATTGATACCAGGTTAAGCTGAAATCTAGCTGATAAAATTTTTAATAATTAATTTAATTTGGTATATAAATGGCGTTATCTAAATTTCTGCTCAAACTCTCTATTGCGGGTTTAGGAAATAACGAAAAACTAGCAGGACAAGAACCTAAAGCTATCGAATATGCTGAGCAAGTACTTTGGCTTATTGGTCATAGCCGCTGTTCCCAACTTGCAGCATTAACTTGTACTGGAGTAAGGATTGTACAGTTGAAGCCTATTAAATAAAGCTATTTCCCGTAGTCATAAACTACTTCAAGATTGTCCTTATCCTTATGAAGGTAAGGCAATAGTTTATGGGTTGTTTGGTATTCCATCGCAAGAAATTAGGTTCGATTGCAATCTCCTCGAAATCTAGTACATTATCATAGTTCAACAATTACGAGCTAAATTTAATTAAATTTAGCTCGTAAACTTGAATTAGCAGCCTTTAAAAAGGAGCAGCTATCTATAAGGGTAGGTACAACTAGTACCTGTAGGTAAGCACCATTTATAATAGGCTACCCGCCCTACAGTTAAGGTTAGCGGAGAACCGTCTGGTTTCGTAGACATCAACGTACCAGCATTTCCAGTTCCTGGCACTCCAGCCATACACCATATACTCTGATATGAGCAGAGGCTTTTTTCTACCTCCTGCCAGCTTATTCTGACAGGGGTAGTATATCCAGCATATCCTGCATCAGCACTATTCTGAAAATACCACTTTGCATTGTAAGTTAAGCTATTGACAATTCCTTTGGCATTCCAAGTGCCGAAGCCGAAGCTCTTGTAATTTGGGTCGTTTTCAGATACCCCAGCAGTTGGACAATCATCGTAGTTCGTTTGTGGAAGATTATTGTATGTTGTGCAACTAATAAAGGCTCTTTTACTAACTGTCATATCCATCTCAAAAGCAGGATTGCTTCTTACCCATCCGCCTACATTAAACCATTTGAAATATGAATCTGCGTAAGCTGCGCCGTTGTAGTAAAGCTCTCCGTTATTTGGGTAACGCTTAATTGGAGGATATCCCACAGAAGGCGAGGCTAAGGCAATCAGTGCTGATGTTAAGCTAAAAGCAATTAATGTATTGCGTGTAATATCTTTCATTAGCTGCCTCCTCTATTTGATTCCATATCGAGCAATGTTTTCAATGCGGGTGTATATCTCTTCTGCGGTTTGTGGAATAGCTTGACTACGGACACCCAAATCTTGAGAAGTCACAACTTGCTCACGCAGCGATGAACGAGGAATAATAATTCTGCCGTTAACCTTCACACCTGGCTCAAATCCTTTGACGATAGGATCGCTTACGAGCTTCTTAATATTGTTGATGCTGCCAACAACCTCTACACCGTATATAAGCGGTTGATTGTCTTGAGACCAAGCAAGCGCAGCTTTGTCTTGCTCAATATTTCTTAGAAGTGACCATGCATCAATTCGAGGAGTTTCGTTAGTAGATTGGGCAAGAAATTGTTGCCTTGGATGAAGTTTTACAAAATCTCTAGCACGTACTTGGCTAGATTCTCGACTATTTAACATCATCGCAGCAGTCATGCGTCGAGCCTCTGCAATAACTGTCTTCGCATCTTCATTGTTGTATGCTCTGTGTGTACCAGACGTTCCAGCTACGGACATGTATACTGCCTTCAGTTAAACGTTGTAACGTCGCATCAATTGAAGAATCTGGGCATCAGGAATGCGTTGAGCAAAAAAGACACTAGCGGGAATAGGCTCATTTGGATTGGTTCTAGACCAGTAATTAAGACGCTCAGTAGAAGATAAAGGCGCAGCTACTTGTGAAGCGTTAGGTGTTTGCATTTGTGATTTAACTAAATTACTGTCCGAGGGTTAAAGAACCAGCTAAAACACCAACGATAATCACGAACAAGCGTTTTTGACGCATATAATTCTCAACACTTTGTTTTCCTCAGTTTTGTATGTAAAAGATAAGTTTTAGTTACTGTGGGTTAGAAATGGATCTTGATTGAGCTAGAAATTTCAATACCGTCTTAAACAAAACTATGAGTGAAAAATTAAAGGTATATTTGTTCATGCCCAAGGGTGATTTCACGGAGGTTTTCTACATCAATTAAAACTAACTTCAATAAAAGTACCGTTGTATCTAGAAATAGCTCACGAGTTATTAAAACTCACCGTAGTTGTAACCGATGCGCTACAATTATTAAGGCTTCTTTACAGAATTGGCGATCACTAGCCATCTTCTGTTACCAAGCTGCAATCAATCCCTCTCTACAATCTTTGGAACGCTCCTATGACGCTCCCTATTCGTAACGTCGCCATTATTGCCCACGTTGACCACGGCAAAACAACCCTGGTTGACGCTTTGCTTCGACAATCTGGTATTTTTCGCGAAGGGGAAGACATTCCAGACTGCGTCATGGACTCTAACGCCTTGGAAAGAGAACGGGGAATTACAATTTTGGCAAAAAACACAGCAGTTAGCTACAAAGACACGCTGATTAACATTGTTGATACTCCTGGACACGCAGATTTTGGCGGAGAAGTTGAACGCGTTCTGGGGATGGTTGATGGCTGTATCCTGATTGTGGATGCGAACGAAGGACCCATGCCACAAACCCGCTTTGTCTTGAAAAAAGCACTAGAAAAAGGCTTACGTCCGATTGTTGTCGTCAACAAAATTGACCGTCCGCAAGCTGATCCACACGGCGCAGTCGATAAAGTCTTGGATTTATTTATCGAATTAGGCGCAGACGACGATCAGTGTGACTTCCCTTATTTATTCGCCTCTGGTTTAGAAGGTTATGCCAAAGAAGACTTAGAAGCTGAAGGGGTAGATATGCAACCCTTATTTGAAGCAATTCTGCATCATGTACCACCACCAGTAGGCGATCCGAATAAACCTCTACAATTGCAAGTCACAACCTTAGATTATTCGGAATACCTAGGACGAATCGTCATTGGTCGAATTCACAACGGTACAATCCGCATGGGTCAACAAGCGGCTTTAATTACCGAAACAGGCGATATTGTCAAAGCCAAAGTCACTAAGTTAATGGGTTTTGAAGGACTTAAGCGCATTGAAATGCAAGAAGCAACTGCAGGAAATATTATTGCAGTTGCAGGATTTGCTAATGCAAACATTGGCGAAACTATTACCTGTCCCAACGAACCGCAGGCGCTACCACTGATTAAAGTCGATGAACCTACATTACAAATGACTTTCTCAGTGAATGATTCGCCATTTGCTGGACAAGAAGGAAATTTTGTCACTTCTCGACAATTACGCGATCGCCTATTCCGCGAACTAGAAACAAACGTAGCCCTGCGCATTGAAGAAACTGACTCACCCGATAAATTCTTAGTTTCTGGTCGAGGTGAATTACACTTGGGAATTCTCATTGAAACGATGCGACGTGAAGGTTACGAGTTTCAAGTTTCCCAACCACAAGTTATTTACCGCGAAGTCAACGGACAACCCTGCGAACCTTACGAGTACTTAGTGCTAGATGTTCCTGAAGACGGCGTAGGCGGCTGTATCGAACGCCTCGGACAGCGTCGCGGTGAAATGCAAGATATGCAAGTTGGTGGTAATGGTCGCACTCAGTTAGAATTTGTGATTCCGGCGCGGGGCTTGGTCGGTTTTCGCGGTGAATTCATGCGTCTGACGCGCGGTGATGGCATTATGAACCATAGCTTCCTTGATTACCGCCCACTCAGCGGCGAAATTGAAGCGCGGCGTAACGGTGTCTTAATCGCGTTTGAAGAAGGTACCGCAACTTTCTACGCGATGAAAAATGCCGAAGATCGCGGCGTCTTCTTTATCACTCCAGGTACTAAAGTTTATAAGGGAATGATTGTTGGCGAACACAACCGTCCACAAGATTTAGAACTTAATGTTTGTAAGACAAAACAACTCACAAACCATCGTGCTTCTAGCGGTGAAGAATTAGTTCAGTTGCAAGCACCAATGGAAATGAGCTTAGAACGCGCTTTAGAGTATATTAGTGCTGATGAATTAGTCGAAGTCACACCACAATCGATTCGTCTGCGGAAAATGGCAAAAAAACTTGCCAAGCGTTGATAGTAATGCAACAAGTGAAGGGTAATCTTAAAGCATGACATGAGTGGTGCGGGCAAAATGCCTGCACTTATCCTTTACTAATGAGCATAAATAAGCAAATTGCTGACTGGCTAGAGTCGCGTTGGGTCACACCAGCTTACAGTGGTTGGGTACTTATTGGCGTCACTAGCTGTTTTTTTGGTGCTGCCGTGAATACAATGGCAGGGTGGCTGTATGTTTTCAGTGGCTTGGGTTTTGCATTGTTAGGAATCGCCGCGATTTTACCTGTGAGATCGCTTCGCGGTATCAAAATCCGTCGTGCTGCAATTCAACCCGTCAGCGCTGGCGAAGCATTAACGGTAGAAATTGAAATCGCTAATGAGACAGCCCACCCTAAGAGTTTACTGCAAATTCAAGACTCACTAGCTTTTGTTTTAGGTAAACCAGTCCAAGCACCAATTGAAGTCATTCCACCGCATCAAAGTTACACCTGGGTATATCGTCACCCCACACAACAGCGAGGTGTTTACCGTTGGCATACAATACAATTACGAACCGCTGCACCTGTAGGATTGTTTTGGTGTCGCCGTCAGCAAGAAATACCTGCTACAGCCGTTATCTATCCTACGGTTTTACCATTAACAACGTATCCGATTATTGATAGCGTTGGTCAAGAGAATCATGCTAAGTCGTATAACCAACAACAGCGCGTGCGATCGGCGACTGAAGGATTAACGCGATCGCTTCGTCCTTATCGTACTGGAGATCCTTTACGTTTAATTCATTGGCGCACAAGTGCTCGTTATGGCGAATTTCGCGTCAGAGAATTAGAATTAACGATTGAAGGACGCGAACTTGTGATTTGCTTAGACAGCGCTGGAATTTGGGAAGAAGATAGTTTTGAACAAGCAGTTATTGCTGCGGCATCTTTGTATTTTTACGCACAAAAGCAACAACTAAATGTCCAACTTTGGACTGCTGCAACAGGTTTAGTGCAAGGAAATCGAACTGTTTTACACGCTTTGGCTGCAACGCATTTTAATGAAGTGCAAGTAGCAAATTTACCTCAAAGTCGTCTTGTTTGGTTGAGTCAAAATCCATCAAGTTTGAAGACAATTTCTCCTGATAGTTATTGGATACTATGGGGGGATGATTCAACAGTTAATCATAATTCTTTTGGTATTGTCATTGATAAAGATCAGTCATTGCCATCTCAATTACAGCAGGTTGTGCGAGTAGGGCGTCTTCTCGTAGAGTAGGTCACAAAGAAAGGATGTAGAAAGAGTATTTAAAGATAATAACTGAGGATTCCATAGCGATCGCCTTTAAGTCATTTCAATCCAAGCTATTCTTACCCTATTACTCATTACCGATTACCAATTGCTATTTTCTACAAGTCACAATTAATTTAGGTTTGCTGTAGAACTCAGAATGTGATGTGTCTACCTACGTTAAAATGCAGAAAATAACTTGATTACAAACCTTTAAGATTATGAAACCCACAGATAGCAGCAACTTATCAACGGATAAAAGTTTGGAAGCAATGTGGCAGTTTGCGCAAACTTATGCTAAGCGTACCGGAACTTACTTTTGTGCTGAACCTTCGGTTACTGCTGTCGTCATTGAAGGACTTGCTAAACACAAGGACGATCTAGGTGCTCCTTTGTGTCCTTGCCGTCATTATGAAGATAAACACGCTGAAGCTGGTGCAGCATTTTGGAATTGT
This sequence is a window from Chroogloeocystis siderophila 5.2 s.c.1. Protein-coding genes within it:
- a CDS encoding ferredoxin thioredoxin reductase catalytic beta subunit: MKPTDSSNLSTDKSLEAMWQFAQTYAKRTGTYFCAEPSVTAVVIEGLAKHKDDLGAPLCPCRHYEDKHAEAGAAFWNCPCVPMRERKECHCMLFLTPDNEFAGEQQEIPLDTIKEVRSSMG
- the typA gene encoding translational GTPase TypA — translated: MTLPIRNVAIIAHVDHGKTTLVDALLRQSGIFREGEDIPDCVMDSNALERERGITILAKNTAVSYKDTLINIVDTPGHADFGGEVERVLGMVDGCILIVDANEGPMPQTRFVLKKALEKGLRPIVVVNKIDRPQADPHGAVDKVLDLFIELGADDDQCDFPYLFASGLEGYAKEDLEAEGVDMQPLFEAILHHVPPPVGDPNKPLQLQVTTLDYSEYLGRIVIGRIHNGTIRMGQQAALITETGDIVKAKVTKLMGFEGLKRIEMQEATAGNIIAVAGFANANIGETITCPNEPQALPLIKVDEPTLQMTFSVNDSPFAGQEGNFVTSRQLRDRLFRELETNVALRIEETDSPDKFLVSGRGELHLGILIETMRREGYEFQVSQPQVIYREVNGQPCEPYEYLVLDVPEDGVGGCIERLGQRRGEMQDMQVGGNGRTQLEFVIPARGLVGFRGEFMRLTRGDGIMNHSFLDYRPLSGEIEARRNGVLIAFEEGTATFYAMKNAEDRGVFFITPGTKVYKGMIVGEHNRPQDLELNVCKTKQLTNHRASSGEELVQLQAPMEMSLERALEYISADELVEVTPQSIRLRKMAKKLAKR
- a CDS encoding helix-turn-helix domain-containing protein, which gives rise to MGLVRLRIQEFADKQGWNIKEVSDRSGVPYGTVKTYMRLPERATVDLTALCKLARAFDVLMEDLFEVVED
- a CDS encoding DUF58 domain-containing protein; the protein is MSINKQIADWLESRWVTPAYSGWVLIGVTSCFFGAAVNTMAGWLYVFSGLGFALLGIAAILPVRSLRGIKIRRAAIQPVSAGEALTVEIEIANETAHPKSLLQIQDSLAFVLGKPVQAPIEVIPPHQSYTWVYRHPTQQRGVYRWHTIQLRTAAPVGLFWCRRQQEIPATAVIYPTVLPLTTYPIIDSVGQENHAKSYNQQQRVRSATEGLTRSLRPYRTGDPLRLIHWRTSARYGEFRVRELELTIEGRELVICLDSAGIWEEDSFEQAVIAAASLYFYAQKQQLNVQLWTAATGLVQGNRTVLHALAATHFNEVQVANLPQSRLVWLSQNPSSLKTISPDSYWILWGDDSTVNHNSFGIVIDKDQSLPSQLQQVVRVGRLLVE